DNA sequence from the Asticcacaulis sp. AND118 genome:
CGCCGGTGATCAGGGCTACGGCGTTCACGCCCTTTTCCTTCACCACCCGGTCATAGACCTCGCGCGCCAGAAGCCGCAACGGCAGGCCGATCATGCCGGTCGAATGGGCCAGCATGCGCTCAAGCGCGTAATGGGTCTTGCCCGTATTGGTCGGCCCCAGAACGGCTATCAGCCGCGAGTCCGGAGTGTGGGGCGTCGATACGGAGACGGGGTGAGAAAGATCGGGCACGGCTCTGTTTTAACCGCTCACTGCGGCATTGGAAAGGCCGAAGACGGGTTCGGGAAGCGGTAAAAAGCGGGAGTTAACGCCGTTCGTATTTCGCCGTGAACGGCACGAAAACGAATCATGACCGAATCAGTGACATCGCGCGATGCCTGATTTGTTCTATACCAGATATGGTGGCCCGATGGCGCATTAACCATAGGCGTATTTTTCAATGGGCCGAGTCGCAACCGGAGTCGAGTCCGCCGTTCCCGGGGACCTATACGAAATCTATACGGCCCCGACGGGCCTTTATACACCGGCTATATTCCCTCGGCGCTAAACCCCCATCGCTGGTTTTACCCACGGAGGGCTCTATGGCCGTTATCTATCTGTTCGCCGGCATGGGGTTCTTCGCCCTGTGCCTGGCCTTCGCCGGTTTTGCCGACCGGTTGCGGGAGGGCGCATGACCGCCCTCTATATCGCCGCCGGCCTCATCACGCTGGCGCTCGCGGGCTATCTGATCGTTGCCCTGATCAAGCCCGAACTGTTTCCTTGAATTGAGGATATGAGAGATGTTTCTCGGTGTCACGGCGAGCGGCTGGTCGCAGCTCGCCCTTTACATGTGCGTGCTTACGGTGCTGGCCGTGCCGCTTGGTCTCTACATGGCGCGCGTCTTTGCGGGCGAGCGCACCTGGCTGTCGCTGCTGCTGCGGCCGCTCGAAGGGTTTCTCTACCGCATCGCCGATGTCCGCCCGGCTGATGAAATGACGTGGAAGGACTACGCCACGGGCGTGATCCTCTTCTCGCTGGGCAGCTTCGTGCTGCTGTTCCTGCTGCTGCTGTTTCAGGGCCATCTGCCGCTGAACCCGCAGGCCCTGCCGAATCTGACGCCCGATCTGGCCTTCAATACGGCGGTCAGCTTCGTCACCAACACCAACTGGCAGTCCTATGGTGGCGAATCGACGCTGAGCTATTTCAGCCAGATGGTCGGTCTGACGGTGCAGAACTTCGTTTCCGCCGCGGTCGGCATGTCCGTGCTGGTGGCGCTGATCCGTGGCCTGACGCGGCAATCGACGGACCGGCTCGGCAACTTCTGGGTCGATCTGGTGCGCGCCAATCTCTACGTGCTCCTGCCCCTGTCTCTGCTGGTCGCCGTCTGGCTCGGTTCGCAGGGCGTGATCCAGACCTTCGACGCCTATGTGACGGGCAAGACGCTGGAAGGCGCCGATCAGGTCATCGCTTTGGGTCCGGTGGCGTCGCAGGAAGCGATCAAGATGCTGGGCACCAATGGCGGCGGCTTCTTCAACACCAACTCCGCCCATCCGTTCGAGAACCCGACCCCGCTCAGCAACTTTATCGAATTGCTGTCGATCCTGCTCATTCCGGCGGCCCTGTGCTTCACCTTCGGCAAGATGGTCGGCGACCGCCGTCAGGGCGTGGCGATCTTCGCCGCCATGGCGCTGGTCTTCGTCCCGATGACCGCTGCGTGCATGGGGCTTGAGCAATCGGGCAATCCGCATCTGGTCGCCGTCGGCACCAGCGATGGCGGTAATATGGAGGGCCCCGCCGCCGCGCAAGCTGGCGGCAATATGGAAGGTAAAGAAACCCGGTTCGGCATCCCCAACTCCGCCCTGTGGGCCGCGGCGACCACCGCCGCGTCCAACGGTTCGGTCAACGCCATGCACGACAGTTTCACGCCCCTGGGGGGCATGGTCCCGCTGGTGCTGATGCAGTTCGGCGAAGTCATCTACGGCGGCGCGGGTTCCGGCCTTTACGGCATGCTGGTCTTCGTCATCCTGACCGTCTTCATCGCCGGCCTGATGGTCGGACGCACGCCGGAATATCTCGGCAAAAAGATCGGCGCATTCGAGATCAAGATGGCCTCGATCGCCGTGCTTCTGCCCTGCGCCCTCGTGCTGGTGTGCACGGCGGTGGCGGCGCTGACGCCCTGGGGGCAGGCGGGCATCTACAATCCGGGCGCGCAAGGCTTCTCGGAAGTGCTTTACGCCTTCACCTCGGCGGCCAACAACAACGGTTCGGCCTTTGCGGGTCTGGGGGCCAACAACCCCTTCTACAATGCGCTGCTGGGCCTGTGCATGCTGTTCGGACGCTTCTTCGTCCTGCTGCCCGTGCTGGCGATAGCCGGCTCGCTGGCCGCCAAGAAGACGGTGCCCGAATCCGCAGGCACCCTGCCGACCCATACGCCGCTGTTCGTGGTCTTCCTCGTCGGGGTCATCATCCTCGTCGGCGTGCTGACCTATGCCCCGGCGCTCGCTCTCGGTCCGGTGATCGAGCATCTCAACATGATCAAGGGCTGATACAGCCATGTCCACCACGCAACACTACAAGACCAGCATTTCGCTGGCCGTCTTTCAGGCCTTTCGGCGGCTCGACCCGCGCTATCAGGCCCGTAACCCGGTCATGTTCCTCGTCTGGGTCGGCTCGGTCATCACCACCCTGATCCTCGGTGCCCTGCTGGCCCAGCCCGGCAGCCTGATAGGCGGCGGTCAACCGGTCTGGTTCGTCGGCCTGATCTGCTTCTGGCTGTGGTTCACCGTCCTGTTCGCCAACTTCGCCGAAGCCCTGGCCGAAGGGCGCGGCAAGGCCCAGGCCGACAGCCTGAAAAAGGCCCGCCGCGACGTGTCGGCCAAAAAGCTCGACAAATCGAAGACGCAGACGGTGGTGGCCGCCAACACCCTGCGCAAGGGCGACGTGGTGATCATCGAAGCGGGCGACGTCGTCCCCGCCGACGGTCAGGTCATCGAAGGCATCGCCAGCGTCGATGAAAGCGCCATCACCGGCGAATCCGCCCCGGTCATTCGTGAATCCGGCGGCGACCGCGACGCGGTGACCGGCGGGACGCGGGTGCTGTCCGACTGGCTGATCGTGCGCGTCACCGCCGATCCGGGCGAAAGCTTCCTTGATCGCATGATCGGGCTGGTGGAATCGGCCAAGCGTCAGAAGACGCCGAACGAGATCGCCCTGTCGATCCTGCTGGCGGCGCTGACCTTGGTCTTCCTTATGGCCTGCGCGACCCTGCTGCCCTTTTCGCTGTTCTCGGTCGAAAAGGCCGGTTCCGGCACGGTCATCTCGATCACGGTGCTCATCGCCCTTCTGGTCTGCCTCATCCCGACGACCATCGGCGGGCTCCTGTCGGCCATCGGCATTTCGGGGATGCAGCGCCTGATCAAGGCCAATGTCATCGTCACGTCGGGCCGCGCCGTCGAAGCGGCGGGCGACGTCAACGTCCTGCTGCTCGACAAGACGGGCACCATCACCTTCGGCAATCGTCAGGCCGTGGACTTCATCCCCGCGCCGAACGTCAGCGCCCAGCAACTGGCCGAAGCCGCCGAACTGTCGTCGCTGGCCGACGAGACGCCGGAAGGCCGCTCCATCGTTGTTCTGGCGCGCAGCCAGCACGGCCTGCCTGAACGCAGCGCTGCAGACCTGAAGGCCGAGTTCATCCCGTTCTCCGCCGAACAGCGCGTGTCGGGCATCGTCATCAACGAACGCCACATCATGAAGGGCGCCGGCGACGCCATCGCCGGGCTGATCAATCTCAAGGGCGGGCTGGTCCCGGCCGAGGTCACGGCAGCGGTGGACGACATCGCGCGCAAGGGCGGCACGCCGCTGATGGTCGCCGAAGGGCCGAAGGTGCTGGGCGTCGTCTATCTGAAGGACATCGTCAAGCCGGACATCAAGGTGCGTCTGGCCGAACTGCGCCGCATGGGCATCAAATCGGTGATGATCACCGGCGACAACCCCCTGACCGCCGCCGCCATCGCGTCGGAGGCCGGTGTCGACGACTTCGTGGCTCAGGCCACGCCGGAGACGAAGCTCAAATATATCCGCAAGATGCAGGAGGGCGGCGAGATGGTGGCCATGGTCGGCGACGGCACCAACGACGCCCCGGCCCTGGCGCAGTCGGACGTGGCCGTGGCCATGAATTCCGGCACCCAGGCGGCCAAGGAAGCCGGCAACATGGTCGATCTGGATTCCGATCCGACCAAGCTGATCGAGATCGTCGAGATCGGCAAGCAGCTTCTGATGACGCGCGGTGCGCTGACGAC
Encoded proteins:
- the kdpA gene encoding potassium-transporting ATPase subunit KdpA; this encodes MFLGVTASGWSQLALYMCVLTVLAVPLGLYMARVFAGERTWLSLLLRPLEGFLYRIADVRPADEMTWKDYATGVILFSLGSFVLLFLLLLFQGHLPLNPQALPNLTPDLAFNTAVSFVTNTNWQSYGGESTLSYFSQMVGLTVQNFVSAAVGMSVLVALIRGLTRQSTDRLGNFWVDLVRANLYVLLPLSLLVAVWLGSQGVIQTFDAYVTGKTLEGADQVIALGPVASQEAIKMLGTNGGGFFNTNSAHPFENPTPLSNFIELLSILLIPAALCFTFGKMVGDRRQGVAIFAAMALVFVPMTAACMGLEQSGNPHLVAVGTSDGGNMEGPAAAQAGGNMEGKETRFGIPNSALWAAATTAASNGSVNAMHDSFTPLGGMVPLVLMQFGEVIYGGAGSGLYGMLVFVILTVFIAGLMVGRTPEYLGKKIGAFEIKMASIAVLLPCALVLVCTAVAALTPWGQAGIYNPGAQGFSEVLYAFTSAANNNGSAFAGLGANNPFYNALLGLCMLFGRFFVLLPVLAIAGSLAAKKTVPESAGTLPTHTPLFVVFLVGVIILVGVLTYAPALALGPVIEHLNMIKG
- the kdpB gene encoding potassium-transporting ATPase subunit KdpB, which encodes MSTTQHYKTSISLAVFQAFRRLDPRYQARNPVMFLVWVGSVITTLILGALLAQPGSLIGGGQPVWFVGLICFWLWFTVLFANFAEALAEGRGKAQADSLKKARRDVSAKKLDKSKTQTVVAANTLRKGDVVIIEAGDVVPADGQVIEGIASVDESAITGESAPVIRESGGDRDAVTGGTRVLSDWLIVRVTADPGESFLDRMIGLVESAKRQKTPNEIALSILLAALTLVFLMACATLLPFSLFSVEKAGSGTVISITVLIALLVCLIPTTIGGLLSAIGISGMQRLIKANVIVTSGRAVEAAGDVNVLLLDKTGTITFGNRQAVDFIPAPNVSAQQLAEAAELSSLADETPEGRSIVVLARSQHGLPERSAADLKAEFIPFSAEQRVSGIVINERHIMKGAGDAIAGLINLKGGLVPAEVTAAVDDIARKGGTPLMVAEGPKVLGVVYLKDIVKPDIKVRLAELRRMGIKSVMITGDNPLTAAAIASEAGVDDFVAQATPETKLKYIRKMQEGGEMVAMVGDGTNDAPALAQSDVAVAMNSGTQAAKEAGNMVDLDSDPTKLIEIVEIGKQLLMTRGALTTFSISNDLAKYFAIIPAAFASTYPALGLLNVMGLSSPQSAILSAVIFNALIIVALIPLALKGVKYRAESASRMLTRHAFVYGLGGIVAPFIGIKIIDLGLTAVGLV
- the kdpF gene encoding K(+)-transporting ATPase subunit F, producing the protein MTALYIAAGLITLALAGYLIVALIKPELFP